The Prunus dulcis chromosome 5, ALMONDv2, whole genome shotgun sequence genomic sequence AGTATCTGACGAATCCAAGCTACTTCTGTTGAGGCATTTGCAAGAGCACGGTATTCAGCTTCAGTGGAGCTACGGGAGACAGACCCCTGCTTCTTAGACTGCCATGAAATTGGANNNNNNNNNNTTGTGTTTTTGAAGTTTAAGATATTACCTTTGTGAGGCATTTGTTATTTCTAATAATTACTCCAGGGTCAGATTCTGGGAACTAAGAAATTATATCAATGATGGTTTAAATTGATGGCTCTGGGATTCCTTCTTCTATATTAAGTTTAGCACTTGAGAAATTCGTCTGAAATGATGGAGGAGTGTATAAATTGTATCGGTTCATTTTGTACCTGATAAAGCTTCGGGATTATTGGGCATCAGCTTTCTCTTCTTCGATGCCATTGTTTGGGGCTCAAAGAGCattgtttttgtatgaaaataATGTCTTTCTATAATTGCTGGGTCGAGTTGTCATGTTTGGTTCCATGAATTCATGTTCATGATTCTACATGATGAAGAAACTGTCTTAGATTCTTTGTATATTGGTTGATATGAAAGAACAAGGTTATATCTAACCATGTCATCGAGGTGCCTTATTGTGAAAGTTACATTATCACGAAGCCATGTGTGTAATATTTCTCAATGTGTGTAATGTTTCCCAAATGAGATTTTTGTGCTATCTGTCGTACTCAACTTGGGGTTTACGATTAGGGTTTTGATCGAGACCTAGGATCAGTAGGTCTTTACCATTTGGTTTAACAAGTGCTGTGTTGTTGAACTAGGAGCTCTGGTTGCCCAAGAAAGGACTTGTTTTTGACAGCCAAAGTACCATTATATACATTTCAACCTTGTGGGGCGGTTATATTCTTATGACCTTCCAATCGGTGGATTTGGTACAGCAAAGATTGACATTTCAACACAAAGTCTAATCCtttgatatttaaaaaataataaaataaaaccgtCCAATCCTAATAATTCTCCTTGTGAAATACAAATCTTGTAGAGGTCTTGGTGGAAAATTTGGTACACATTTTCTCCAACTCTTTTGCTACGGCTGATGGACCACAGTAGAAAACCCCTGTCcaagaaacccaaaattttcaacgtCTTTTTCCCTTTGATATGGCTGTTGCCCTACTTGCACCGCTACAAAGTTATAACGTACTAATCTTTTATGCtgagaatttatttgtatCTTACCAATCCGTGCTTCTCTATGCCTATGTGCCAATTTTGAGAAGATGCTGATCCAGTTTGGTCGGGCAAAATGCGTACGTACCTGAAAATTCCATcagatttattatttatatttaacaaCCAAatacttttctcttttttttttttttctttttttttcagctTTTCTTTATGTGTATATCAGCAAAGACAGAAATGATTTCCCAGGTAAACCATTCCATTTGGTTGGAACACTCTTACCACCACAAGAGGGATAGAAAGAGAGGGTTGTATGATAGACGTTTAAGCCTGCAGATTGCTTTAACTAAGTATGCAGGCCAAGGCATTGTAGTGCACTACTTACCGGAGTCCGGGAGACAAAGTCTATACCATTTTTGGCATGATGCAAAGCCTGTATAGCGCTTATTAGAACCGAGCGTGCATCGCCCTCTTGATACACACAAGTTAAGAAATTGTGCATCTCTACAACAGACTGAAGGATGATGATCACCAAAAGTAATGAGAATGCAGTGAAAAATGGTttgcaggaaaaaaaattatgattaaAGTTAACCTTTGGCTTGTACCTGCTTTTGGTTTGAGTTTGATATTTCCTTCGTGATGTCTCTAAACCAGTCAAAAGAGCTCTGTTCTCTTGTAACCCAATAAAGATAGGCTTTTAGTGGAGCCTTTCTTAAGCTGCCTTCTCTGCAACCAgtctattttaaaaataccCCCATCCCCCATCAGAAGGATTTGTTAGTTGTCTCAAATGAAACACAAAGTATAACAAATTAACCAAGCCAAGAAACTCTTACATGATGACAATGTGATTTTTCGGCACCATTGACAACATCTTTGAGGATGCTAATGAAAGGTGTAAAACCTATGCCTAGACCAATTAGAACAACAATGTCATACTTGACATGGTCTTGAGAGGCAGCACCATAGGGCCCATCAATGTGTACTTTGGGATAGCCCTTAACTCCAGATAATGTTGCCTGTAAAAgttcaaaaggaaaattccCTGTAATGCATAagctttttccaaattttgataaactctttctattcaattttcccaatttttaCCTCTTGGAAGAGACTGTATATTTGATAACTCCAGTCTCCAGCAGTTCTAATATGCACACTTAGGTAGTCGTCTTCTGGTCCAGAAGTCAAGGAAAACGGGTGCCTGAGTCAACGAACAAAGAAGCGAAAGAAACAGAATTCAAAATCCATAGGCATCAAAGTAAATTTTAGTTAATTACATGCAGGACTCTAGAACAGATAAATGCTATAGTTTAAATGTACCATTCAAATGGTGAAATTTGAGGGCATTGAATGAATATGTACATGCCACTCAGGTACTTAAACCCTTCTGGTTTATTCAATTGgagggacaaaacttttcctGGATAAATACTTGCCTGCACAATTGTAACACAAAAAGAAGTAAACAAAGGGTTGAATTTAATTCCCAACCAACTGCCATTGCAACAATTGCAGATTGATGAATTTTCAAGGTACTTCCTTCAGATTAACAAGGTTAATGGTAGTATTGGCCTTTACCTTCAAAATTTCCACCTCATAAAATCCTGATCGTATGGCTCGAAATACTCGTTCTCCGGTATATAATAGAACTGGAATGGCAATATACATCCATGTCTGCTTAAGAAAATTCTTAACATTAAAACTCTATATAAAGGTAAAATTCTAAATACATGAGGACAAAATGAAGTTCAGTTTAAAGGCTTACTGTTTTTTCAGTTACATTGTCTGTAAGGAAGAGGAACATAGAGTGAAGAATGAGCAATGCATATACAGCAATGAACAAGTGGTGTGAATACCAAAAGGTATTATAGCCTGTGACATTCCGAACAGACCTTGGCAGAGAAAGCGGTTGGCGGCGTGGCCATTTTGTTGCAAGTGAAAATGCTATCATCATGAGTACTACCATAACAATCCCTGTTGCCACCTCCTTTGTAGCCAATATTTCAAAGTATGATGGTTGGTGATACCCGAATCTGGCAGCTATTGTTTGCCAGAAGATTAAACGATCCGAATCACTAATTCTTGGCAAGTCACAAGCAAGGTGAGCACCACCATGCAGGATAACTCCTACTACTATCCCTCCTGCAATCATCTGCACAAAATTCAACACAAAATGTAGACATGCTTGTTAGTAAAGTAGAGTGCTATATAggacaaaattttcaagtttttgagGCTGGTTTTCCATTGGCTCCAAAACTAAAAGCTtgaaatatttgttttaagGTGGTCGTTATGAGTGTGGAGCAAGTGTTCTACCACTAGAGCTAGGCTAGCTATCAGTCAAACTACCTTGTGGAAGTTAATGTTGTCATTAAATGGAATAATTGAGTTGATCGAACGGTTCTTGCGAAGCCATGTAATTGTATTACGACAAACAGGGAGGAGAATTAGAGCCATGTTGAATTTCAGGGTTTCAGCAGCACCTTTAGCAGTGGACAGGCAGTACCCCATTACTTGAAAAGCTGCTCTATGGCGATATTGTATAAATTTCCAAGTGAATAGTGCAGTACATATGATCAACCACAACAAAACTATCCATGCACGTCGCCAATATGATCGAAATAAAACTTCGTTCTTAGACCTTGGCTCTTCACATAGGTCAAAACTGTAATATGGACGTCTGATTGACAAGTGATTTGTTGAAAAGGAGCCCTTTGATAAGCTCATTTTGATGAGAGTCTCAAATTGATTGAGCTGCAAGTTAATGGCGAACATTAGAAAGTCAATAAAATGTTCTTGAACATGATTTAACATGTTACAAATCTGCAGAATTAGATGCTATTCATTTCTCAAAGAGGGtcatatctttatttttgtttttgagagAATGAATTTCCATGTTTGAATGTTACCTCTATATATCCCTGGTTTTCAATGTCAAGATGTTCCATGACTAAAGCAGCATAGTCTTCTGCTTCCTCATGGGTCAATGATAACTTATTTGTAGAAGCACTTAGTATAATGGTCTGCAAAAGTGCCCAAATTCCAAGCAAACCAATAACCATGAGCACAAAATTAATGCTATCTAAGTAATAATGCAAGTTTTATAGACCTTACGCAGTTACCTGCTTAAGATCTTTCTTAGTTATTCTTCCGTCCATGTTTTTGTCACACCTGAAAAGAATTACAAACTTAGAgaaaaattcaattccaaaAGAAGGTAATTTTCTTGATGTAAACAATTGTAACAAGGCTTAAGCTAAGCATCTTATTGAATTATAATGAGGATTATTACAAGTCAAAGTAAATCCGTATCCTCGAATTGAAGCAAGGATCAGTCATACGACACCAGTAACTATGCAGTTCGTCTTTCAGCATATCAACATTCCGATCCCTTGTTCCCCTTAGAGCCCTTAATAGCTCATTAGCAAACTCTGGCGTCTGTTGCATGCCTGCCAAATATGAACCAAAGTATATTATCAAAGAAGGAgctaatatatttttaaagatgTAGATGTGTGTAAGAGCCAAAGGTAATTATATGACAGAAGAACAAAACTTTCAAGCTACTGCTACCGTTGTAAATAACAACCACAGTAATTAATctaaaaagaagaacaaaaacagtAGAGGCCAACAAAGCCGCCCACCAAGAGAATAAAACTAATGCACACAGGGCAAGCCAAAGACACAAAGAAgtcagagaaaaaaacaaatacattCTGCAAAAACAATCACATTCTGCAGAAAACAAGCTACCAAAAAAgcgaaaaaaagaagacatgtTCTGCAGAAAATAAACAGAACCAAGCCAAAAgttaaaatgaataaaatattgatgGGAATCGTTAATTCTATTTGCTAAACTTTAAAATATGTAATATGATAAACTTAATCAAGTGTAGGCTTGCTCACCTATACACAGACCAAAATCAGACCATTTTATAACCGGTTCAACTCCGTTTCCGGTCAATGCAAGCCGGTCAAACCGCTCCTCTACACCCTTCCACTCCATCCCCCCGTTGCCCATGGTACCAACAAATCTCAGCCATTGAGTTTTAGTAGCTGAACCCGCTGTGGATGCCTCCCCACCATTCTCTGCCATATAATACTGCCGGTTCAGTGCATCTTGAAGTGGTTCTGTTTTATCACCATGAGGTTCAGTCCAAACCGGAAAGAAAGACAGAGGAACAACGCTAGCATTGCAAGAAGACGAAGTAGATGAAGATGGTGAGAGAGCTGAAACAGAGGGTTGGTGAGGGGTTTGGAGCTGCGTATGTGCCTCCATTTTTGGTGATCAAAGTTTTTGTAAGGGAAGAAAGAAATGTGGTTGGTTGTGATGTGGGAGTTTATTTAAAACAAGATTGATGGGTTTTCTAGAATGCAGAGTGCTTATAACTTGTTGAAAAGAATGCATGTTTtaaggatgaagaagaaaagagtggcagcatttaatttgatttgtttgagagATACAAACTATAGCTAGCTTATGGGCTTTCTTGTTCACTTGGTTTCTTGGATTTGGGTGgttaagaaaattaagtaaGAGAGGTTTTGTTAGTGGCTGAAAAATTAGGAGCAGAAAGGAAATGAGAGCAGGTAGACTAATGAAAAGgttgtggagagagagagagagagagagagagagagagagagagagaagagagttAAATTTCCCACCAGCCTAAACCAAATACATCTCAGAATGAAATGAATCTCACCATGCAAGAAAGGGATTTGGAGAATAATTGGTTATAAAAGTCACATTGAGCTAGCAGCTCCCAATTGCTCCATTAATTTGGACTTTGTGCATTGCATGCCTAGCTATGACTTATATATATTCTGTGGACAAAAGACAAAGGGTGTGCAGGTCATAAGACTTACAGTTATTTAATTGTGCACCCAACCACATCATGACCTTGAAGCAAAAGGGCAAGTGAGAAGTAGGCAAATGATTGGCCACAGTTCTTCATCAACTCAACTTTATGCAGTTAGGTACAATTCTACCTCTTTGCAGAATTAAGCAACATCAAGTTCAAATTCCCACTTCAACCAGCCAAATGGGATTTGCTAAATTTGGCCATTGATCTAAGATTCAATGTATttacagaaagaaagaaaaaaaacatagaaaagaatgttCAGAAAGCAAATTATCTCAAATGTCATTTGGGTTGGCATGCATTTCACCCCAAAATTAGTTCATacagaagaaaataaacacAATTAGCCTGACTATTTGGACAGCTAATCAATCAGATCATGCATACAAGTCATGCTAGATTAGCAACTGATCCAAAACATAATTGTAGTTTGTTCATTCAAAAATTCTCTTTTGGCCAGATGATCTTAGAGCCTAAACACACCTAACGCccttaggaaaaaaaaaaaaaaaaaaaaagagcataGGGTGAAGCATGTAtgcgtttttctttttggtcaaagCATGTATgcatttctatatatatatatgggtattTACCATATAATTATACCACATTTTAATACCATCTCACATGGCAGTTGAGGTGGACATCCAACTCATCAAAattatattagtttttttttttttttttttttttacacatcaatttcttattattttaaaaaaacctaacCCAACTGGATTAGAGACTCTTCAGTTTTCACGTAGTCAGGCTGATACATGAACCAATTTGTAAATGCAAAGGAACCAACTTACCAGGTCGTGGAAAAATCAACTCAACCCAATAACAAGGATAAGATATAATCACAAACGCAGCTCGCTACTAGTGAATGTGAATTAACTAAACAAATTCATAAAGGATTGATATTTAAAGATTAacattatttataataatgtCTGATCAATCACACCACCAGGTAAGATCGAGAGACAAACGAGTCTCTCAGTCCACTACAGCCAGATTTTGATACTGTGGGCCAGAGATGGCTGCTTCCATGACATGGTGCGGGCCAACTTCCCCATCGTTATCCAAGAAGGACTTGAACAAATTATTGGAGAAGCCACCCAGCGTGGCCACCCCTGGTCGCCGACGACAAGGCACGGACGCCGTCCCGTAGTGGTCTAGCTGCCAAAACACAATCTGTGGCACTGCATCACCGTACCCTTTCTCCTTAAAATTGCTTTGTATTGCGTCATAATCCGACTTCCAGCAACCATCACCTTTCCTTTCCATGGCTCTTCACCCAGTTGAGACACCAGCACAGCCAAACCCGCAGACACATCCTTGAAGAGTCCACTCGAGACGTTGCACGCAACCAAGCAGTTGCTGAACTTGCCCTGCTTTAAGTAGACCTCCTCCACCATTGCCTTCCACTGAAGCTCAGCCGCTTGTCCGACATCCCCATCATTCACATAGCCTATGATCTCATGTGGAAGCAGAGCATCGGCCTCAAGCTCAATCTTGGAGGCTTTCAAGTCCTccaaatactttttaatcggGCAGCCCCCTGCTTGAGAGCCCTCAGAACTCAAGAACTCTGCCAAGGGCACCAGCACCTCCTTACTCAGCCGATCTCGGACTCTGTCCGTGTAATGTGCCTCCTGAAGCCCTTGGGATTCTATCGGAAAAACCTTCATCGCAATGCTTTCACACAGCAGCGTGGCACGGTCGAGGGAGGAGCCGACAGGAGGGCATGCGAAGGCAGCTGAGCTTAGTATCTCCTCCTGCTGCTTCTCCAAGTTTTGAATATCTTCCCTTAAGTAGTCCGCGAATATATCCGAAACCCGGTCGTGTAGGAACCGATAATCCGAGTTGCTGTTATTCATGGCGATGGTATTATTATTGTCTTTCTTACTGAGGCGGTAGAGAATCTCGACGAGGTCATCCATAGTCCCGACTGACTTGGAAAACTCGGAGACGATAGTGTCGGCGTTGCAGGCTAAAGTCTTGGGGTGGTTGTGGTGGAGCCAAATCGCCTTCCTGTAAAACGCTTGTAAATAGTATTTTCCGAGATCATAATCGTCGTCTCGGAGGTTGCAGATGAGCTTGAGTGTGGTTAGGGAGTCGTGGGACGAGGCCAGCTGCAGCAGTTGGTCGAGATATTTGTATGGGGCTCGGGTGTTTGGTAAGACGCGAAAATAGAGATCAAGGCAGGGGTTGCCGGTTGGAAACACTGCGGCGGAGAGCGGATGTttggggaggaggaggaggagcaaCATCAGTTGTATAAGAAGCCACTAGtcttcttgattttttttgctgGAACACTAGTCTTGTTGTTATCAACTGCGAAACTATAGTTTTGTCGATAGGGCAGCCGTCTCCTCTCCTATACACGCAGGATAACAGGTACAAACCTATTGGTATCCCTCTGACCCGTATTAAATAATGAGGGGAAGGCTGCTGGGCTGGCCTGAGCTGGGCCCGATTGGTatccaaatcaaaattaaaggacATTGACAGCATGGGCCAAATTCATGCAGAGAGTGACATTAAGGTCCTCAGGCTttgaccaacaaaaaaaatatgctTAGGTGACCCCTTGGCTGGCTGGTGTGCGACCCCAAGGCGCACACGGCGCACATCAGGTGACGAAAGACCTGAACGAGTCTGTCCACTTAGGGGTTTGGAGTGTGCATGTGCCTCCATTTTTGTTGATCAAAGTTTTCGTAagggaagaaagagagagagaaaagagttAAATTTCCCACTAGCCTAAACCAAATACATCTCAGAATGAAATGATTCTCACCATGCAAGAAAGGGATTTGTGCTAACCATGGTAGTAGAgacagaggaagaaaagagtTTACTGGAAGTTTCTAAGAGCAGATGAGAAAACTGAATGATATTTCTTACTTAATCGTTGTACAGTacagtatatatatgtacatttaCTTAGTCTCTTTGCTTAATGAGTAAGTAACCGTGCTAACAGCTGACAGCTAAGCAAACCAACCTCCTAACTATTCTAACAGCTCTAACCAACTCTAACCATTGGGTAAACACCCCCCCCTCAATCTCAGTTAGGGTGCCTAAACTGAGATTTCTACAATGCTTAACAAATATTGGACTATGAAGCCCCTTAGTAAGAATATCTGCAACCTGATCATCAGTAGGAATGTATTGAACTAAGAAGTCCTTGCGTTGTATACGTTCTCGAACAAAACGGAAGTCGACATCCAAATGTTTGATACGAGAATGGAACACAGGATTAGAACTGAGAGCTAACGCAGACATGTTATCACAAAACAACAGTGGAGGTTCTGAGAGAAAGACATGAAGATCTGCAAGTATCTGACGAATCCAAGCTACTTCTGTTGAGGCATTTGCAAGAGCACGGTATTCAGCTTCAGTGGAGCTACGGGAGACAGACCCCTGCTTCTTAGACTGCCATGAAATTGGATTGGAACCCAAGAAGACAACAAAACCTGTGGTTGATCGTCGAGTGGTAATGTTCCCAGCCCAATCTGCATCACTATATGCAGACAAAGAAACTGGAACAGAAGAAGAGTAAGTAAGACCATAGTGCAAAGTCCCTTGAATGTAGCGCAAAATCCTTTTAACCAACTGAAAGTGAACCTCTGTGGGATTGTTCATAAATTGGCAGACAGTATTAACAGAATAGGCAAGGTCTGGTCTTGTAAAAGTTAGGTATTGAAGAGCACCCACTATACTGCGGTATATTGATGGTTCCTTTAAAGGTTCACCATCTGTAGGAAGAACCTGTGTGTGAGGTTTAGAGGGAGTTGGGCAGGACCGACATGATTCCATCCCAGCCTTGACTAAAAGGTCTTTGGCATACTTCTGTTGACTGATAAACAGATCACCATTCGACTTATATGAAATCTGTAAGCCAAGAAAGAAGGCAAGGGGACCCAAGTCCTTGAGATCAAAAATTGAACCAAGATCTGTAATAACCTCTTGAATAACGTGAGAGTTTGAACCTGTGAGAATAATATCATCGACATAGAGCAATAATACAACAATAGCTGAATCTGAAATCTTCACAAACAGACTTGGATCACTATGTGACATTTTGAAACCAAGGGAAGGTAAGTAGCCTGTGAACTTGGCATTCCAGGcccttggagcttgtttcaaaCCGTATAAAGACTTCTGTAATTTACACACATATTCAGGATGAGAAGAGTCTTCAAACCCCTGCGGTTGTTTCATGTAAACCTCTTCGTCAAGATCGCCATGGAGAAAGGCGTTCTTGACATCGAGCTGATGCAAAGACCAGCCATTAATAGAAGCCAAACTAAGAATAAGACGAACTGTGGTATGACGTACCACTGGACTGAAAGTTTCATCGTAGTCAAAGCCGGCCTCTTGACTAAACCCCTGTGCCACCAGCCGAGCTTTATAGCGAGAAACTGTCCCATCCGAATTTCTTTTGATCTTGTAAATCCACTTAGAGCCAACAATATTTGTATTTGCAGGGCGAGGTACCAAACACCATGTACCCTGCATGGTTAAGGCAGAAATCTCTTCCTCCATAGCCTTAATCCAGGCAGGAGAGAAAGAAGCCACACGAAAAGTAGAAGGCTCATCAAGAGTAGTAGAATCATGCATAGAAGTAAAGCACTGATAATCCTCGAAAGATTTCTGTTGACACAGACCAGATTTGGACCTGGTAGTCATTGGATGTATGTTCCGAGAAGAAGAGAGACTAGAAGAAGAACTAGAAATGACATGATCAATAGGAGGCATATGCTCCCCTGACGAAACTGGAAAAGAATCCGCTAAAGGCTGAACCGAATAAGAAGAAGCATCTGGAGGAACGAGAGGCATGGTGCAGCAGGAAAAAACTCGCGACGACTGGGAGAGGAGGGGGATGATTGGCATGGGAAACAAGGGTCTCAGATGAAAGGACAAGAGTGGAAGGTAGATTAATGGAAAGAGATGGAGACACAGATGACAAAATATTGGAGTGGAAAGTGCTGGGATGCTTGAAGGGATAAACTAACTCATCATGGATGACATGGCGAGAGATGACAAATCTTTGAGTAGAACAATTATAGCACAAAACCCCCTTATAGCCCATAAGATATCCCATGAACACACAAGCAGCAGTACGAGGTTGCAATTTATGAGAATTGGTCCCTCTTAAGCACGGATAAACAGTAGTCCCAAACACACGCAAATATCCGATATCAGGCAATTTTTGCATAAGCCGAAAATAAGGAGATTTATTGGCAAGAACCTTACTAGGCATCCGATTAATGAGATAAGCTGAATGTGCCATTgcatgaaaccaaaatttgtCAAGCATAGAAGCTTCAGTCAAGAAAGTAATGGCAGTCTCTACAAAATGcagattttttctttcagcAAGTCCATTTTGCTGAAGTGTATAAGGGCATGAGATTTGATGAACAATGCCATGAGTAGATAAAAAATCCTAAAACTGATGACTCATATATTCTCCCCCTCCATCAC encodes the following:
- the LOC117628461 gene encoding respiratory burst oxidase homolog protein F-like isoform X3 — translated: MEAHTQLQTPHQPSVSALSPSSSTSSSCNASVVPLSFFPVWTEPHGDKTEPLQDALNRQYYMAENGGEASTAGSATKTQWLRFVGTMGNGGMEWKGVEERFDRLALTGNGVEPVIKWSDFGLCIGMQQTPEFANELLRALRGTRDRNVDMLKDELHSYWCRMTDPCFNSRIRIYFDLCDKNMDGRITKKDLKQTIILSASTNKLSLTHEEAEDYAALVMEHLDIENQGYIELNQFETLIKMSLSKGSFSTNHLSIRRPYYSFDLCEEPRSKNEVLFRSYWRRAWIVLLWLIICTALFTWKFIQYRHRAAFQVMGYCLSTAKGAAETLKFNMALILLPVCRNTITWLRKNRSINSIIPFNDNINFHKMIAGGIVVGVILHGGAHLACDLPRISDSDRLIFWQTIAARFGYHQPSYFEILATKEVATGIVMVVLMMIAFSLATKWPRRQPLSLPRSVRNVTGYNTFWYSHHLFIAVYALLILHSMFLFLTDNVTEKTTWMYIAIPVLLYTGERVFRAIRSGFYEVEILKASIYPGKVLSLQLNKPEGFKYLSGMYIFIQCPQISPFEWHPFSLTSGPEDDYLSVHIRTAGDWSYQIYSLFQEATLSGVKGYPKVHIDGPYGAASQDHVKYDIVVLIGLGIGFTPFISILKDVVNGAEKSHCHHTGCREGSLRKAPLKAYLYWVTREQSSFDWFRDITKEISNSNQKQSVVEMHNFLTCVYQEGDARSVLISAIQALHHAKNGTYAFCPTKLDQHLLKIGT
- the LOC117628461 gene encoding respiratory burst oxidase homolog protein F-like isoform X2; this translates as MEAHTQLQTPHQPSVSALSPSSSTSSSCNASVVPLSFFPVWTEPHGDKTEPLQDALNRQYYMAENGGEASTAGSATKTQWLRFVGTMGNGGMEWKGVEERFDRLALTGNGVEPVIKWSDFGLCIGMQQTPEFANELLRALRGTRDRNVDMLKDELHSYWCRMTDPCFNSRIRIYFDLCDKNMDGRITKKDLKQTIILSASTNKLSLTHEEAEDYAALVMEHLDIENQGYIELNQFETLIKMSLSKGSFSTNHLSIRRPYYSFDLCEEPRSKNEVLFRSYWRRAWIVLLWLIICTALFTWKFIQYRHRAAFQVMGYCLSTAKGAAETLKFNMALILLPVCRNTITWLRKNRSINSIIPFNDNINFHKMIAGGIVVGVILHGGAHLACDLPRISDSDRLIFWQTIAARFGYHQPSYFEILATKEVATGIVMVVLMMIAFSLATKWPRRQPLSLPRSVRNVTGYNTFWYSHHLFIAVYALLILHSMFLFLTDNVTEKTTWMYIAIPVLLYTGERVFRAIRSGFYEVEILKASIYPGKVLSLQLNKPEGFKYLSGMYIFIQCPQISPFEWHPFSLTSGPEDDYLSVHIRTAGDWSYQIYSLFQEATLSGVKGYPKVHIDGPYGAASQDHVKYDIVVLIGLGIGFTPFISILKDVVNGAEKSHCHHTGCREGSLRKAPLKAYLYWVTREQSSFDWFRDITKEISNSNQKQVRTHFARPNWISIFSKLAHRHREARIGVFYCGPSAVAKELEKMCTKFSTKTSTRFVFHKENY
- the LOC117629130 gene encoding uncharacterized protein LOC117629130 — its product is MLLLLLLPKHPLSAAVFPTGNPCLDLYFRVLPNTRAPYKYLDQLLQLASSHDSLTTLKLICNLRDDDYDLGKYYLQAFYRKAIWLHHNHPKTLACNADTIVSEFSKSVGTMDDLVEILYRLSKKDNNNTIAMNNSNSDYRFLHDRVSDIFADYLREDIQNLEKQQEEILSSAAFACPPVGSSLDRATLLCESIAMKVFPIESQGLQEAHYTDRVRDRLSKEVLVPLAEFLSSEGSQAGGCPIKKYLEDLKASKIELEADALLPHEIIGYVNDGDVGQAAELQWKAMVEEVYLKQGKFSNCLVACNVSSGLFKDVSAGLAVLVSQLGEEPWKGKVMVAGSRIMTQYKAILRRKGTVMQCHRLCFGS
- the LOC117628461 gene encoding respiratory burst oxidase homolog protein F-like isoform X1; the encoded protein is MEAHTQLQTPHQPSVSALSPSSSTSSSCNASVVPLSFFPVWTEPHGDKTEPLQDALNRQYYMAENGGEASTAGSATKTQWLRFVGTMGNGGMEWKGVEERFDRLALTGNGVEPVIKWSDFGLCIGMQQTPEFANELLRALRGTRDRNVDMLKDELHSYWCRMTDPCFNSRIRIYFDLCDKNMDGRITKKDLKQTIILSASTNKLSLTHEEAEDYAALVMEHLDIENQGYIELNQFETLIKMSLSKGSFSTNHLSIRRPYYSFDLCEEPRSKNEVLFRSYWRRAWIVLLWLIICTALFTWKFIQYRHRAAFQVMGYCLSTAKGAAETLKFNMALILLPVCRNTITWLRKNRSINSIIPFNDNINFHKMIAGGIVVGVILHGGAHLACDLPRISDSDRLIFWQTIAARFGYHQPSYFEILATKEVATGIVMVVLMMIAFSLATKWPRRQPLSLPRSVRNVTGYNTFWYSHHLFIAVYALLILHSMFLFLTDNVTEKTTWMYIAIPVLLYTGERVFRAIRSGFYEVEILKASIYPGKVLSLQLNKPEGFKYLSGMYIFIQCPQISPFEWHPFSLTSGPEDDYLSVHIRTAGDWSYQIYSLFQEATLSGVKGYPKVHIDGPYGAASQDHVKYDIVVLIGLGIGFTPFISILKDVVNGAEKSHCHHTGCREGSLRKAPLKAYLYWVTREQSSFDWFRDITKEISNSNQKQSVVEMHNFLTCVYQEGDARSVLISAIQALHHAKNGIDFVSRTPVRTHFARPNWISIFSKLAHRHREARIGVFYCGPSAVAKELEKMCTKFSTKTSTRFVFHKENY